One region of Deinococcus seoulensis genomic DNA includes:
- a CDS encoding Ig domain-containing protein has protein sequence MAFHRVAARVVLAGLLTVPLASCGQEITGSSASSATDILYFADSPSGMPPLYVNETYSAPVTVAGGAGPYAARVTGGTLPPGLKLSGLTLSGTPTRTGTFAFTVEVTDANLSTKSKEFRVTVQDLPALSLTPTLPGGEIRGNTRIPVTITAPRTVRAARLVWDLPAGVSVSAAQPGESGGVLFWRQDGQRVTVDVGFKNVPRSGARVALLTLKVTKPVTLTAANLGFEARDGQGKLLSEKLTPDAQKARDEAAAKASAQKAATEKAAAEKAAGEKAAEKAPAAPAGTAGQDGAPVAPATTVPADVAPAGTPAPPATEPPTTEPPTTQPPTTEPPVTPPASGGQP, from the coding sequence ATGGCATTTCACCGCGTGGCCGCCCGGGTGGTCCTGGCAGGTCTGTTGACCGTTCCGCTCGCGTCGTGTGGGCAGGAGATCACGGGTTCGTCCGCCAGCAGCGCGACCGACATCCTGTACTTCGCCGACAGTCCGTCCGGCATGCCGCCCCTGTACGTGAACGAGACGTACTCCGCGCCCGTCACCGTGGCGGGCGGCGCGGGACCGTACGCAGCGCGCGTGACGGGCGGCACGCTCCCGCCGGGCCTGAAACTGAGCGGCCTGACCCTGAGCGGCACGCCCACCCGGACCGGCACCTTCGCGTTCACGGTGGAGGTCACGGACGCCAACCTGAGCACAAAGAGCAAGGAGTTCCGCGTGACCGTGCAGGACCTGCCGGCCCTGAGCCTGACGCCCACGCTGCCCGGCGGCGAGATTCGCGGCAACACCCGCATTCCCGTGACGATCACCGCTCCCCGCACGGTGCGCGCCGCGCGGCTGGTGTGGGACCTCCCGGCGGGCGTGAGCGTCAGCGCCGCGCAGCCCGGCGAGTCCGGCGGCGTGCTGTTCTGGCGGCAGGACGGGCAGCGGGTGACGGTGGACGTGGGCTTCAAGAACGTGCCCCGCAGCGGCGCGCGCGTGGCCCTGCTGACCCTGAAGGTCACGAAACCCGTGACCCTGACAGCGGCCAACCTGGGTTTCGAGGCGCGCGACGGGCAGGGCAAACTGCTGAGCGAGAAACTGACACCCGACGCACAGAAAGCCCGTGACGAGGCCGCCGCGAAGGCCAGCGCGCAGAAGGCAGCGACTGAGAAGGCGGCCGCCGAGAAGGCCGCAGGCGAGAAAGCCGCCGAGAAGGCCCCCGCTGCGCCAGCGGGTACGGCCGGGCAGGACGGCGCGCCGGTTGCCCCGGCCACCACGGTTCCGGCAGACGTTGCTCCGGCCGGGACGCCCGCGCCGCCCGCGACCGAACCGCCGACCACGGAGCCGCCGACCACCCAGCCGCCCACGACCGAGCCTCCGGTCACGCCGCCCGCTTCCGGGGGGCAGCCGTGA